The genomic window CGGGCGTGCTGTGCCAGCAGGGTGGTCTTGCCGTAGCCGCTGGGCGCCAGCAGCGCCACCAGCTCCGGGCCCGGCGCCGACAGCTGGCCCAGCAAGGCCGCGCGCCCCAGTTCGGTGCGCAGGGGCCGGGGCACCACCACCGACGGATGAGCGGGCGCGGAGGGGATCATGGGGGACCTTAGTATAGAGACTTCACAAAGCGGTCAGGAAAGAGGCGATGGGCTGCGGGCCATGAGGATTTGGCCTCAGTGCCCATGGCCCATAGCCCCTTACCCCGTATTCCGCACCCCCGCCGCAATACCCTGAATGGACAGCAGCAGCGGGCGCTCGAACTCGTCCAGGCCGCCTTCCTTGTCCCGGCTGCGGCGCAGCAGCTCCACCTGAATGCGGTGAATGGGGTCAATGTAGGGATTGCGCAGGCCAATGCTGGCTTTCAGGCGCGGCTCGCCCGCCATCAGTTCGGCGCCCACCACCTCCTGCACCAGGGCCACAGTGCGCGCGTAGGCGTCTTTCAGGTGCGCGGCCAGCGGGGAAGGGGGGCTCAGGCGCAGGTACTCGTCGAAAATCAGGGGGTCACTCTTGGCGAGGCTCATCTGGGCGTTGTCCAGCACTGTGCGGAAAAAAGGCCATGCGGCGTACATCTCGCGCGCCGTCTGGGCGCCAATTTCCTGCAGGCCTTCTTGCAGCCCGTACCAGCCGGGCAGCCCCGCGCGGTTCTGTGTCCAGCTCATCACCCAGGGAATGGCGCGCAGGTTGCCCAGGGTGGGCGCCCCGGGGCGGCGCACCGGGCGGCTGGCAATGTTCAGGCGGGCAATCTCGTGGATGGGCGTGACCGCCTCGAAAAAGGGCAGGAACGCCGGGTCGTCCACCAGGGCGCGGTAGGCCTGGGCGCTGCGCTGCGCGGCCCGGGTCATGGCCTCCAGCCACTCGGGCTTCAGTTCGCCCCCGGGCCGCGCCGCCGAGAGCAGCAGCCCGTAGAGCGCCTGTTCGAGGTTGCGCCGCGCCAGGACGGGGTGGCTGTACTTGTCGGCCAGGGCTTCGCCCTGCTCGGTGATGCGCAGGCCCGCGTCAATGGTGCCTGCCGGCTGGCCCAGGATGGCCCGGCTGGCTGGCCCGCCCCCGCGCCCAATCGAGGTGCCGCGCCCGTGGAAAAAGCGCCAGCGCACCCCGGCGCGGCGGCACACGTCGCTGATCTGCCGCTGTGCCTCGTGCAGGGCCCAGTTAGCGGCCAGGAAGCCGGTGTCCTTGTTGGAATCGCTGTAGCCCAGCATGATTTCCTGCACGTCGCCGCCCAACACCGCGCGGTATTCCGGCAGTGAAAGCAGTTCCCACACCACCTGCGGCGCCCGGGTCAGGTCGTCCAGGGTTTCAAAGAGCGGCACCGGCAGCACCCGCAGGCCCACCTCGCGCGCCAACAGCAGCGGCTCGAGCACGTCACTGACACTCTCGGCCATGCTGATCACGTAGCGGCCAAAGGCCCGGGGCCCCGCCAGCGCCACCGCTTCCCGCACCTCGCGGATGGGGCCAATGGCGGTTTCCAGCGTGCCCGTCAGGGCCTCGCCCGCCGGCCACAGCGGGCGGCGCGAGCGCAGTTCGCGGATCAGGAGTTCCTGCTTGGCGTGTTCCGGCAGGGCCAGGTAATCGGCTTCTACGCCGGCGGCGCGCAGCAACTCGGCCACCGCCGCGCCCGTCTGCGCCGAGTGCTCGCGGATGTCCAGGCTGACCAGGTGCTGCCCGAACACCCGCGCCACCGTCAGCAGCGGGGTGAGCAGCACCTCGGCGCTGCGGCGTTGCCCGGCCGCGCGCAGGCTGGCGTCCAGGGCCGACAGGCGGCCCACAAGGTCCACCGTCTCGCCGGCCTGCACTGCGTCGAACAGGGCCTGCAACTCGTCGCGGTAGGCCTCGGTGCCGTGTGCCTCCTGGCTCAGGTCGGCAAACGCCTGCTGGATCAGCGCCAGCAGCACCTCCTGCGCGCGGTCCCGGTGCAGGGCCAGGGCTTCCCGGGTGGCCTGCGGGGTCACAAACGGATTGCCGTCGCGGTCCCCGCCCATCCACGAGGAAAAACTCAGGGGCAGGGTGGCGGCGGTGTCGCGGCCATAGACCTCGCGGAAGGCCGCGTTCAGGTCGCGCTGCAACCCCGGCAGCGCCTGGGCAATGCTGGCGACATAGTTCAGGCCACCCTTGACCTCGTCCAGCACCGTGGGTTTCAGGCGCCGCAGTTCCGGGGTGCGCCACAGCGCCTCCACATGGGCGGCGATGCCCTCGGCGGCGGGGCCACCCTCGCCCTCGTCCCCCAGGGCCGGCAGGGCGCGCGCCACCGCTTCCAGGTGCCGGCGCACGGTGCGCCGCCGCATCTCGGTGGGGTGGGCCGTGAAGGTCAGGCCCAGGTCCAGCCGTGCCAGCAGTGCTTCGGTGTCCTCGGCGCTCAGGCCCTGTGCCCTCAGCTCATGCAGCGCCTGGGCCAGACTCTGGGGCCGCACCCCGCCCGAGGCGCGCAGCACCCGCACCCGCTCGTATTCCTCGGCCAGATTGACCAGCTGGAAATACCAGGTAAAGGCCCGGGCGAGGTTGCCTGCCTCCGCGCCCGACAGGCCCGCGATCATCTCCCGCAGGTCGCGGTCGTCGCCCCCCGCGCGCACCTCGCGCACCAGGGCGCGCGTGCGCTCCACCAGCCCAAAAAACGCCTCGCCTTCCTGCTCTTTCAGCACCTGGCCCAGCAGCCGGCCCAGCACCCTCACGTCGTCACGGATTGTCATGCGTCCTCCGGGCGGGGTGGGCGGGGTCTGCGCCCGGCCTCACCCCTCTTCGACGTAACGGTACCGTTCGATGCCGGTGGCGCGGCCCCCCTCTATCTGGACAAACACGCCGTTCAGTTCTGCGCCTCCTCCCTCGGCCACCCCG from Deinococcus multiflagellatus includes these protein-coding regions:
- a CDS encoding phosphoenolpyruvate carboxylase, translated to MTIRDDVRVLGRLLGQVLKEQEGEAFFGLVERTRALVREVRAGGDDRDLREMIAGLSGAEAGNLARAFTWYFQLVNLAEEYERVRVLRASGGVRPQSLAQALHELRAQGLSAEDTEALLARLDLGLTFTAHPTEMRRRTVRRHLEAVARALPALGDEGEGGPAAEGIAAHVEALWRTPELRRLKPTVLDEVKGGLNYVASIAQALPGLQRDLNAAFREVYGRDTAATLPLSFSSWMGGDRDGNPFVTPQATREALALHRDRAQEVLLALIQQAFADLSQEAHGTEAYRDELQALFDAVQAGETVDLVGRLSALDASLRAAGQRRSAEVLLTPLLTVARVFGQHLVSLDIREHSAQTGAAVAELLRAAGVEADYLALPEHAKQELLIRELRSRRPLWPAGEALTGTLETAIGPIREVREAVALAGPRAFGRYVISMAESVSDVLEPLLLAREVGLRVLPVPLFETLDDLTRAPQVVWELLSLPEYRAVLGGDVQEIMLGYSDSNKDTGFLAANWALHEAQRQISDVCRRAGVRWRFFHGRGTSIGRGGGPASRAILGQPAGTIDAGLRITEQGEALADKYSHPVLARRNLEQALYGLLLSAARPGGELKPEWLEAMTRAAQRSAQAYRALVDDPAFLPFFEAVTPIHEIARLNIASRPVRRPGAPTLGNLRAIPWVMSWTQNRAGLPGWYGLQEGLQEIGAQTAREMYAAWPFFRTVLDNAQMSLAKSDPLIFDEYLRLSPPSPLAAHLKDAYARTVALVQEVVGAELMAGEPRLKASIGLRNPYIDPIHRIQVELLRRSRDKEGGLDEFERPLLLSIQGIAAGVRNTG